One region of Gossypium raimondii isolate GPD5lz chromosome 6, ASM2569854v1, whole genome shotgun sequence genomic DNA includes:
- the LOC105774351 gene encoding sulfate transporter 1.3, with the protein MDPNSCSNIEAETKEMDVRSLSASHQHSQYLHKVGIPPKQNLLREFIARVKETLFADDPLRPFKDQPRSRKLVLGIEAIFPIFEWGRSYNWRKFRGDLIAGLTIASLCIPQDIGYARLANLAPQYGLYSSFVPPLIYAFMGSSRDIAIGPVAVVSLLLGSMLSNEIDPNQNEAEYLRLAFTATFFAGITQITLGFLRLGFLIDFLSHAAIIGFMAGAAITIALQQLKGLLGIQKFTKKTDIISVMRSVWGSVHHGWNWQTILIGVSFLSFLLLTKYIGKKNKKFFWVPAIAPLISVILSTFFVYITHAEKKGVQIVKNIEKGINPSSVNQIYFTGDYLLKGLKIGVVAGMIALTEAVAIGRTFASMKDYQLDGNKEMVALGAMNVVGSLASCYVATGSFSRSAVNFMSGCETAVSNIIMSCVVFLTLEFLTPLFKYTPNAILAAIIISAVIGLIDVKAAILVWKIDKFDFVACLGAFLGVVFASVEIGLLIAVIISFAKILLQVTRPRTAILGKVPRTNVYRNILQYPEATKVPGVLIVRVDSAIYFSNSNYVKERILRWLMDEEEKVKAACQPTIHFLIVEMSPVTDIDTSGIHALEELHRSLEKKNIQLILANPGPMVMDKLEASKFANLIGDDKIFLTVADAVSSCSPKRVENV; encoded by the exons ATGGATCCCAACTCTTGTTCAAACATTGAAGCTGAAACCAAAGAGATGGATGTTAGAAGCCTGTCGGCCTCACACCAACACTCGCAGTATCTTCACAAGGTAGGGATTCCCCCTAAGCAAAACCTCTTGAGGGAATTCATTGCCAGGGTGAAAGAAACATTATTTGCCGATGATCCTTTGCGACCCTTCAAGGATCAACCAAGGTCTCGAAAGCTTGTCCTCGGCATCGAGGCCATCTTCCCGATTTTCGAATGGGGAAGGAGTTACAACTGGAGAAAATTTAGAGGTGATCTCATTGCTGGACTCACAATCGCAAGTCTCTGCATTCCTCAG GACATTGGTTATGCAAGGCTAGCAAACTTGGCTCCACAGTATGGACTTT ACTCCAGCTTTGTTCCACCATTGATTTATGCCTTCATGGGAAGTTCAAGAGACATCGCGATTGGACCAGTTGCTGTGGTATCTCTTTTACTAGGGTCAATGCTTTCAAATGAGATTGACCCTAATCAAAATGAAGCCGAGTATCTGCGGCTTGCATTTACAGCTACCTTTTTTGCTGGGATCACTCAAATAACTCTTGGTTTTCTCAG gttggGATTCTTGATTGACTTCTTGTCACATGCTGCCATCATCGGTTTTATGGCTGGAGCTGCGATTACAATCGCCCTCCAACAGCTTAAAGGTCTTCTTGGTATACaaaaatttacaaagaaaaCAGATATTATTTCTGTAATGCGCTCTGTATGGGGCAGTGTCCATCATGGA TGGAACTGGCAGACTATACTCATCGGAGTTAGCTTTTTATCCTTCCTGCTGTTAACCAAGTACATT GGGAAAAAGAACAAGAAGTTCTTCTGGGTGCCTGCAATAGCTCCTTTGATATCAGTTATTCTCTCCACCTTTTTCGTTTATATAACACATGCAGAAAAGAAAGGAGTCCAGATT GTGAAAAACATTGAGAAAGGAATCAATCCCTCATCggtaaatcaaatttatttcactgGTGACTATCTTCTTAAAGGTTTAAAGATTGGTGTTGTGGCGGGTATGATAGCATTGACG GAAGCTGTGGCCATTGGGCGAACTTTTGCTTCGATGAAAGACTACCAACTAGATGGAAACAAAGAAATGGTGGCGTTAGGAGCAATGAATGTAGTCGGTTCATTGGCTTCCTGCTATGTAGCCACAG GGTCATTTTCTCGATCAGCAGTAAATTTCATGTCTGGCTGCGAAACTGCTGTTTCTAATATCATCATGTCCTGTGTTGTATTTCTGACTTTAGAATTCTTAACACCTCTGTTCAAATACACCCCAAATGCTATTCTCGCTGCCATCATTATATCTGCTGTGATTGGACTTATCGATGTTAAGGCAGCGATTTTGGTATGGAAGATTGATAAATTCGATTTTGTTGCATGCTTGGGAGCCTTTCTTGGAGTAGTATTTGCGTCAGTCGAGATTGGCCTCCTAATTGCT GTCATAATATCCTTTGCTAAAATCCTCTTACAAGTTACTAGACCTCGAACGGCGATACTAGGGAAGGTACCGAGGACTAATGTGTACCGAAATATACTACAATATCCAGAAGCAACTAAAGTTCCAGGGGTTTTGATTGTGAGAGTTGATTCTGCTATTTACTTTTCCAACTCTAATTATGTCAAGGAGAG GATACTGAGATGGTTGATggatgaagaagagaaagtaaaagctGCATGTCAACCAACAATCCATTTTTTGATAGTTGAGATGTCGC CTGTTACCGACATTGATACCAGTGGCATCCATGCCTTGGAAGAACTACACAGGAGTCTTGAGAAAAAGAATATTCAG CTTATACTAGCAAATCCTGGACCCATGGTGATGGACAAGCTCGAGGCATCGAAATTTGCAAACTTAATCGGAGACGACAAGATCTTCTTGACGGTCGCAGATGCAGTGTCATCATGTTCTCCAAAACGGGTGGAAAATGTCTGA
- the LOC105772399 gene encoding non-specific lipid transfer protein GPI-anchored 11: MEKIYMVICIFMTSLVLAKSRLAPPASLSLSCSTAMYNMVDCVQFLSNNGSKDGKPAASCCAGLEKVLKSSPDCICEYIKNNAQLGANINVTKAETLPSACQVSSPPISQCDVSPSPGVAPASPSSDKGGTPSTKSPSTPPGGVPPPSHHSGAYSLPAWFFASISMLAVSLSFMVL, translated from the exons atggaGAAAATTTACATGGTCATTTGTATTTTCATGACCAGCTTGGTGTTGGCAAAATCTAGGTTAGCACCACCGGCATCCCTATCACTGAGTTGTTCCACTGCCATGTATAATATGGTAGATTGTGTTCAATTCTTGTCTAATAATGGCAGCAAAGATGGGAAGCCCGCTGCTTCATGTTGTGCTGGTCTTGAAAAAGTGTTGAAATCTAGTCCTGATTGCATTtgtgaatatataaaaaacaatgcTCAATTGGGTGCCAACATTAACGTTACGAAGGCCGAGACTTTGCCTTCAGCCTGCCAGGTTTCCTCTCCTCCCATCAGCCAATGTGACG TTTCTCCGTCACCTGGCGTCGCTCCCG CTAGCCCTTCATCTGATAAAGGTGGAACTCCATCTACTAAGTCACCATCGACACCGCCTGGTGGCGTTCCTCCACCGTCACACCACTCAGGAGCTTACTCTCTTCCGGCTTGGTTCTTTGCATCCATTAGCATGCTAGCGGTTTCATTATCTTTTATGGTATTGTGA